The Oncorhynchus keta strain PuntledgeMale-10-30-2019 chromosome 28, Oket_V2, whole genome shotgun sequence DNA segment GAGGATGACGATGATGCCGAGGAGGCCGCAGCTCAGAGAgcaaagagaagaaagagaaagagggagttggagcgggaggaggtagaggtTAAGAAGGAGAGACTAGACCCCGACGTGGATTTACAACTAGAGGCGCAAGCTGATCCTCCTTCCCACCTTCCCGTCACCATTGACCATCAACGGCTTCCAAGTGGCATtctacactccctccctctgtctctgtccctcactccaTTCTCTAATCAGTTCCATAGCccttatgttctctctctccctccatcagtggTTGGGCTCGGAGTTGCAGAAGGAGATGGAGGCAAAGTACCTGCCTTTCCAAACCCCCCTAACATCACCCGGTTCTCTGACCCTCTCATTacatcatccctctcctcccatacCCACACCTCCCACTACATGTCTAATGGAGGAGACTGTGAGGCTGCTTTAGATCTCAGCATTGGGAAAAGCAACAGCTCAACATCTCTCACGGGTGACAAGACTTCAGCACAAAAGGGCCGTCTGCTTGATGGACTCGGTCTAAGGCCCACAGCTTTTGGGGCACCTGGGGAAGGGAGACTCATTGTGGTCGAGGTCAAACCTGAGCAAGCGACTTCCAACAGCAGTGGCTTTGTCAGTGGGAATAACATGGCCAAGGCCAGCACTGTCtacatgagagagaaagaggagagggaccaGAAAGGTAGGCCCAAAGCACGGCGGTACCGCGACATGAGACGTTCCAGGACCATCATCCAGGCTGAGCAGCTAAATGTGCTTTATGGCTGCTATTTCAAAGACCCAAATCCTGGGAAACACGAGTTTGAGCAGATATCAGAGTGGGTCCATCTCCCAAAGAAAGTTGTACAGATTTGGTTCCAGAACATGCGGGCTAGGGAGCGCAAGGGTGAGGTTCGCTTCATCAGTGATGGCACTCTGGCAGCAGTGGGCAAACCACTCATCAAGTTCACCTGGCCACTGTCACAACCTATCTTCTCCAGCACCCCTAAATCAAACTCCAACAGCAGCGTCACAACTGTAGCCAATCCAGTACGGGCAATCCCAAAGATGGAGGTGAAGAAGgaggaaaatgtaaaaaaaacagtTCCAAACAGGCCCAAGGAGGTGGCCTCTTCAGTTTCCTCCGTGAGCCACAGTGTGTCTGCAGTGCCAAAGACCAAAATGGAGTTGACGAACAATGTCACAATGGTCAAAATCGCCCCCAAAAGCATCGCTCCAGCTCTCCCTGTCGTCCACAAGGAAACCCGACCTCCCCCGCCTCGCCCCCTTCCCAAACATGCGCCTGAAGAGGAAGTTGGGGAAGATGATGAGGAAGTGGATGATCGTAACCAAGCGAAGCCACTCGCCAGGCCAGGATCCACCAACCGCATGGTGCCAAAACTGCCCTCGACGCCAATTAGCAAGTCTCCTGCTGCGACGTCACAAAAGCAAAATGGGCTCAATTACTGGTCGGCCAAGGGCCCCTTTAAGATCAACACGCTGTCTAGGGAACAGTTGGGTCTGTCAGCACCCCGTACCTTCACAGCTGTCGGTGCAGCTGCTGCCCCCACTGCCATCACCATTTCTGCCACGTCctctgctcctgctgctgccacGGCCTCCGCTCCCGCCTCTGCTGCCACGGCAACtactacccccaccaccaccacaacagcaAGCGCAAGTAATCAAACCACAGTCAGCATTGTCACCATCGCTAAGAACTCTCCATCGGAGAGCAGCTTCCTGCACCACTCCACCACCCGCAGGCCACGCACACACCTGTCCTGTCTGCAGCTGTCCATCCTGCAGTCATGCTATGAGACGTGCGCCCACCCTAACGCCATGGAGTGTGAGGCGGTAGGGACGGAGCTGGGGCTGCCGCTCAAGGTGGTCCAGATCTGGTTCCAGAATACCCGCGCCAAGGAGAAACGATGGAGGCTGCAGCAGGAGAAACTGGTCAGACattttactgtacagtatgcaaTGAATTGGTCTGTGgagatatataaaaaataaaaaaactttaCAGGCAACTATTTAGGAAAGAGATTAAGCCCAGTTgtgaacaaaaaaatatatatttcaatgGAGATCTCCATTGTGCATGtgttttagtccaggactaggctgaATCTGTGTCTGGGGAAACCAGCTCTAAAACGTAGCTTCTTGTCTAGAACTGTATGTTGAGGTAATACACCAGTGACCTTTTGTTGAACATGTATGTCAGAAGCCAGTGTTGGGAGTGacactttttattatttttctctctctctctctgccttttgtAGTCTCCTGTGTCGTCAGATCCCTCCAAGACGATTGACATGAGCTCGGGCAGCTACCTGCAGTACAACGCTCTGCGAGCCCACCGTCCCATCCTTCCCAAACCGGTTCAGCTGACCGTCCTGGAGCCCTCTTCTCCCCCAGCCGGGGGCCAGCCTGCAGGCCGAGAGACGCTGAGAGGCAAGTGCCAGGCCTGCAACACAGGCTTTGAGTCCAGAGCAGCAGCAAGATCCCATGTCTTCTCCCTTCGACATTTAGCCACTCTGAGAACCACTAACTTTGGCCAGCCAGCGACCATCATCAACAATAAATCTGATAGCGGGTCTATTTCTGTTTCTGCCTCCGGGTCTTGTGTGGAGGACCCTTCAGCTTCCCCACCCTTACCCAGCAGCACCAGCTAAGGCACCCATCAGTGCTGGTGAAGACTGGACCCATTGGGCTCCTTAAATGTTTATAAACACATTGGGCACTGGTCCTCCAAGCTAATATTCTTTAGTGTGATGGAAAGGCCCAGTCACTTACCACCCTTTGCTCCCTCACATTGGACGTCTTTCTCCCGAGTTCTTGTGTCCAAACTGGATACACTGTTGTCACACTGCTTCACCAAAAGTTATCAAATGAGTGAACATTTACCAGTCCCTTATATTGTCCTGGGCTGCAGTTATAATATTGTTCTTAACCATCCTGGCCCAGTTTTTAAATCACTCTTATAATACTTGTGTATTATCCCTAAAGACTGTGCTTATGCAAAAAACAATTAGGCCATTATCTGACTGACTAAAAAAAGACTGCTGGGATTACCTGTAACTGTATCGAGTTGGACCAGAAATGAGAAGTAGCTCTGTTTTTAGTGGCGTTGAACTTGCCATCTTGATTGTGTGTCACTACAAGCTTTCTGTATGGATACAGGTGGCGTGTGTTCAGATGGTGTATGCTACTTCACATGGAATCGGAAGGTACTTTTAACTGTTTGTGACTAGAATTGGCCTGTTAAACTGAACAGATTATCCCCTCCTGTAAACACACTGGCTGTGGCTGAAATGGAATCctccatgggccctggtcaaaagtagttcactatatagggctccATTTCAGACACACCCACTCACTGTTCTCATGACAATCCTCTATAGACAGGGAAAAAGAGAGGCTGAAGAGGGCAGACTCTCATTATACGGCACTTTGATGCGTTTTACATTGTATGAAACGTTTTTATTCTTAAGCATTCTTATGCAGTGTCTTTCTACTTAATGAAAGATGTGCGTGTTGCATGTTGGATGTGTTATTGTAAGTTACATTAATTACATTGGAAACATTGTTTTTGGTACTTGCAGTCTGTCAAAAAAAATGTCTACATTAACTCATTAAACACCAAACAAAACGGATCAGACCTTACTGCTGTGCAAGGAAAGTCTTAGTCCTGACACTTAAATTATTTCTAAATTTATTAATTCACTACTGGTGTTTTAAGATCTATTGAATGAATGTTGAACAAGAAAATAACATTTCCTTATTTGATCAATGAAAAATATCCACAACAAATCATTTCAAGTGTAAGATTGAAACGAGTGATATTCCTTAACAAAcaatatacactgaacacaaatataaatgcaacatgtaaagtgttgtttcatgagcagaaaaaaagatcccagaaattgtccaaacacacacaaatgtgattacatccctgtttgtgagcatttctcctttgccaatataatctatccacctgacaggtgtggcatatcaacaagCTGATCCTTACACAAGTGACCCTTGTgttggagacaataaaaggccacttaaTTTTTTGGCAGTTTtgttacaacacaatgccacagatgtctcaagttttgagtgtACAATTGGAATGCAGGAATTAggcaccagagctgttgctagagaatttaatgttagTTTATCTACCacaagccacctccaacgttgtttttgagaatttggcctcaaccgcagaccacgtgtatggcatcttgtgggcgagcagtttgctaatgtcaacgttgtgaatagagtaccccatggtggggttatggaaGCACAGCaatactgtgatgagatcctgagacctattttttttttttttttaaggtatccttgaccaacagatgcatatctgtattcccagtcatgtgaaatgcatagattagggcctaatgaatttatttaagtTGACTGATtccctcatatgaactgtaactcagtaaaacagttaattgttgcgttttatatttttgttcaggataCATCAACTTCCTGGGGAGGTCAAATGAAACAGACTTGACAAGAAGAACTAGAAAAGAACAGGGTTTCATTTCTGAGATTTAATTTTTTTTCTGTCTTGAAACATATGTGGTTGCAAGCTAATACTTATCTGTGTATGGGTAGAAACAATGCAAGTCCAGAAACCAGGAGAAGGGAGTCAGTTGGGTACTCTAGTCATCACCTTTGTCTTACTGGGGATACTTCTGTAAGCAATCGGGACATGCAAAAAGTCAAGACCGCACAAACTATGAAAGGTGCTGTTTTGAAGGACACATAAAATACTAAAGATATTTTTCCTTCTGTTTTAAGTTGTATATTATTAACAATGTTACTATTAATAGTTTTGACAAAATGCAAAATGACaaattacactttttttttttttttttaagaaatatATTAAGAAAAAAATAATATTCCAAAGTTATCCTTCCTTTTGCTTTCTGTCATTTAAAAAAACCAAAAAGCAATCTTGAGGTtgacagagcagcagagatgttCTTCATGCAAACTGTAAAGGAACTCCCATGGCTTGACATTTGAGCCAGTCCAAGATCTTTACCATGAGCTACAGATGAATGCATTTCAGCCTTCACAACCTGGGGCAGGCACTTGATTTGGCTCATAGACTACAAGTTTTAAAATATCCTTCATAATTACTAATcttttttgcttttcttttttGTTTGTTATGGTGTCGAGCTGTAGCTTGTCTAAAAACAAGGACTGGGTTGCAGTGCTGTGCTCCAAGTCTGGGATCGGTCCAAGGTAGTTTTATGGAGATATGCTTTTTATTCTATTCACTATTCATTGTCACTTGATTATCACTATTGTTATAACTACTACTTCTGCTATTTTTTATCATTATTAATCACTGTTTTGATTGTTGACTCATAACGGTTTTAATGTCTCTTTACGCAAAGAGAATTTTTATTGGTATGAATATTGAACAATAATGGTGGCAGTGTGTTATAAGTGTGTTAGCATATTGATTCAGCTTTTTTTCCTTACTTGTACTCTCATTTTGTGTTGGATCGCCATTTGGTTTTCtttggtatacagaaaataaataaattttAATTGAACAACAACACTGGTCCTATTACCATGTTATTGGTATGTCAGTTGGGTTTATTGCTCCTCAGCTTGTTAAATGAATCTCACCAGTCACGTGATTGTCTACATGTTATCATAACCAAGAGTATTTGCAAATTCACTGGATATGCCTATGTGGCCTGGGGGTGTGGATGCTTCTAGAGGGGAATACAGTAGAACAAGGAGAGTTCTACTCCATGAGGAGCTCTcaatatgcatgttgtttacaGTTACATATTTAGTTTCTAGATTACAACTGAATCTGCAACCCAACCTGATCTGCTAATATAATAAAAACTAATTGTAGAAGTTACTCTGTAAATGGAACACCTTCTCTCACTCCACTTTTCTTGCAATAAcattcaccaccaccaccatatttGTTCAGCCATCCccatgggaaaaatgaatggggaAAGAATAGGATTTGGGAATAAATGCTCAAAGCAAGGTATGAGGTTAACACAGATTTAGTAATAATAGCAATCAGTTAACAAAGCCTGTGATTTATTTTTAATTGACATAAATTGTTCCAAATGCACAACAAAGTGACTTTAGCTGATGATTATTATTTCAACAAAATGATCTCCAAAGCCTGTGTGTACCACCTTTTATTTTCGTTATTTAGCCAAAAACCCTCCAAAAACACAATTTTCCTCATCCATAGGCTTTGTCCAACGATccatggcggagttagtgcctacaaaaagactCCATTAAGGATAATGCAATCATAGGTCGCAAAACAAATGGGGGAGTGGGCCTTGTGATTGACAGATTTCTAATCGAATCAGATTTTGAAGTTTAAGACAAAAAATATTAAAAAGAGAATGTGCTGCCAGATATCCAATAGACGCAGGGGTGTGTGTCTACGATCATCAACTGACTAATAAAATTGCGAGTTCACGCCCGCAGTGAAACGTAACTCCACCCCCCGGCATCCATTTCTGAACGGAGGGACACGGCGCTAGCGAAGAGAATCCTCGATTTTATGTATATTTCTTCATGTATATCACTGTAGATTATCTTCAGAAAATTCGCGACATAAAATTGAAGTAGCCACTAGTCTGTGAAATCGTATCATATTATTATCCGTTGAACCCGTTCGGACAGAGGCAAGAGTTGAAGCTCGCCTTTTATTTCACGTTTAACTTTCCTAAGCGGCGTGTTCAgccgtttttttttcttcttcctttGCCCCGCTCACTCTCCCCCCCGGTGTGAGTAGTGGCCTGTAACGTTGATTTAGCCACGAGGCGGGTCGGATCAACCGGAATTGGGCGATGGCGGAGTTCGGTAACGGACTGGACTCAGGAATGACGGAGGAATCCCTACTGGACTCAGACCCAGGGCACCCAGAACTAGAAGACCCGGGTGTTGGCGATGAGGAGCCGGGATTAGAGGAAGGAGAAGCTGCAATTGAGGACCCGGTAAGTGAAGGGCATAGTTTATGTCCAAAGCCTCTCTAAAAGTTGAGACATGTCTATTGTACGATATGTATTGTGGGTGTAAACACGTTATTTTAAGATGGATTTAGCTATATTTATATACCCTGTGGTGGTATGTGACTGTGACTTATCTCTTTGGTCGATATAACCGCCATTGTGGCTCACGCAGTGCAGTATAAATGGGTGGTGACATGCGTGGTTTTTGGCGGCCATGTTGGCGCAGCAGCGGTGGAAgtttctctgcagcagagttGTCGACCTAGTggggggagaaaaaaaacattcgTCGCTAAAATGCGAGACCGAGATGTGGACAGGGGCGAGGGTAGGACAGGCGCCATTAGCCGCGGCATTGCGAGTCTATCTGCAGACACGAAGAGAGCTCACGGTAAACACGCCTCCTTTTATTTTCCTCATACGCTGACAGCTGCTGAAATGGAAGCGTATACATCGTATGATAGTCAATTAACGGTCATTTTACGAGCTACAAGCAAGCGTTTTAACGGCATATAGCTAAAATGCTAGCAAAGGGTATGCGGCACTTGCGCTATTGTAGGTACGATTTTTATATGGACATTCAGGCTTGATATAGTGGAGGGAGCCGAGTCGCTAACTTCGCTAATTGGGACGATCATGACATGCCCCTTGACACACGTTCATCTTCCCACTTAACGCATTTAACGTTAGAGGGATATGCACAACACAAGCACGTTTGTGCGAACGATTAGTCTTTGATGTCCTCTTGAGTACAAGTATTCTGTTATTACATTTGTGGGTCATGGATATTATTGTAGTTGTGTGCAAAGATGCGGATTGCCAATATTTTGAAATGAAAGCTTTTGGTTTGCGTTTGAATGTTTTTATAGCTACAATATTTCAGGTTTTATACGCACGTGATTGTGTTCGTTGACACAGAATGTGTTGAAAAGCAGTTGTGGGGATGAAGtgttaattattatttttatttttttagggCTGGGCCCGCATCCTTCGGGTCTTTATTTTTAGGGCTGGGCTTGCGTCCTAAAATATTTTcatagggggagggagggaagagacacTAAATATGCAACAAAATACAGACATGTATCAGTGATGACCGAGTCAAATaaaccatgttgttgccatgttcaAACATGTTGTTTTGAAGCCTGTCAAAGCTGTTGGAATTCGTCTATTGGTTGTGGATGTCATGTGTGACATCCCCCAAGATCTGGAATGGGTTTCACTGCAATGCAAATGTTGTCATTCAGTGAGTGCATGTCTATCGTTATCTAGTTGAGAATGTAGCTGTGTCTGTAGAGCGTCTGAAATGAATGGTGAATAAATCCTGCCTGTTACAAAGACCCAGCCAGTGGTCATGTGCCAGCCTGTTCCACTCAGAAGTAGAAATGGGGTCAGCTCAGGCTGCTGAAATTTCAATTGTGTTATGTGCATGCAGGTCACAGATATATTCCTTTGGTTTCTTTTTTCCCCCCCAGCTGATTTCTGTCCTGACTGATGTGGTGGTCTTTGTAATTGATAGGTGTctctttgttttatttatttatataatatatctatatattttttcttcagGAGCTGGAGGCAATCAAAGCCCGGGTgcgagagatggaggaggaagcaGAAAAGCTGAAGGAGTTACAGAACGAGGTGGAGAAACAGATGAACCTTAGCCCTCCACCAGGTGAGTTTGTGGGAGGAAAGAGTAAAGAAGTGCCCTCGGAGAATGTCTTCCAAAAATATGTTTGAGAACACTGACTGAATGTTATATTTCACTGACGTTTCCAGAGAGCAGATGCAAGACAGATTAATATCAGACTCATCCAAATGTATATCTGTTTGTTCTTTAGTTCACCGTTTTTAAATTTCACTCATTGCTCAATTTTGCTCTCATTAGCCGGTCCCGTCATCATGTCCATCGAGGAGAAAATGGAAGCCGACGCAAGATCCATCTACGTTGGAAACGTAAGGCTTCGCCTCCCCTTAACCTCCCTGGATGTTATTTGGGTTGTTCTTAGGGATGTAACGATTCCTAAATATGCGTCGGTCCATGGTAAAAAAATGTTTAAGATACAATGCATTTGGTCAGGGGGAGCCCCAATCCAAATACAAGCATGCATCGATCAGAAAACCCATTCTCACTTTTACAAATCGCCCAAGTCACTAATGTTTTTACTCATTGTTTTATCTGTTGGGATGGAATTGATGCGTCCTCTCCTTCAGTTCAGTAACCTATCGAGCTTTTATGCATGTAACTGTGTATGACTGTCACATAACAACTGTGCGTACAGTGCGGGAGGCACAGCTGCTCGCGCCAACAAGAGGTAGGCCTATTTCTTTTCTAATAGGCTATTTGAACATCTGTGCGGCACCTACAGCTTTCATATGCTTCTCAAATGGCTTTCGCAATGTCAAATCGTAGGCTTTGTTAGTCGTGACAAGCAATGTCATTTGCTTGTCACTCAACTAATAGTTAGCAAGTAGGCTGTAGAAAATTGTTTTACCGGAGTTGTGTAGCCTATCAGAGTGGACGCCACTGCTGATTGGGGGGTTTTCAAACATTCCGATTTTCCAGACCAACATAATACATCGTTTTGGTAGTTTTGCTTTAAACAGTCAGCGTGTTTGGTCATTTTTCCATGAACAGggtaattttcattttttttgctaATAAGTATTGCCGTAGTACCAGCTCACAATATTAATCAGTGGGTGATGGTGATTTCAGATAAGTAGGGGGACAAAAAGCATACATTCCCCACCCCTAATCTGATAGTGGCCTGGTAGCTGCTCAGTGCTGTATGGGTCAGCTCAGGTACCTACATACACCGTTGACATtgagacacacacagccatttaGTTTAGAGAAGTAAGCAGACGGATCCAGCCCAGAGGCCCAGCTCCTGAGCTCTCATCAGCAGCAGATTTGAAttcaaaatggaaaataaatgtgTTCATGCCACACACAAGTGCATAGACTGCTATCGGAACTAAATCACATCAATTCGTTCCCTCTAATCAAACCGAATCACACGGTCATTTCAAACTAAGGCCATGTATCTAGATATTTATCGAATAGCTTATGAAAGGAGATTCATGCAAACAGAGCAACCAATGATGTGTATGTGGTGATTCTCCTTGTTAGGCCTATCAGTTTGCATTTACTATCGGTTTCAAAGGGCCGACTCAAATTTCCATAAATGTCCCGTTGACATTAGTGCGGCCATGATGGCCCGTTGACATTAGTGCATGATTTTCACATGCATTTGTGCAGAAATTTTTAATTTGGGTTTTTGGCTCTGAGTGAATTCTCCAATATGGAATCGACTAGCCACTCTGTTTGTCAGAGGTATCTCActtgttctccctctctgtggaAAGGTGGATTACGGCGCCACGGCGGAGGAGCTAGAAGCCCACTTCCACGGCTGCGGCTCCGTCAACAGAGTCACCATCCTGTGCGACAAGTTCACAGGGCATCCCAAAGGGTACGTATCTACACCCCGTTCCCTCCATGTGCTCTTTCACTACAGGCCTGTGAGTACACAATACTACCGTCTTCTATCAGTCATCGAGAGCAGTGATTCCCAAATGtgttatagtcccgtaccccttcaaacattcaacctccagctgtgtaccccctctggcaccagggtcagtacactctcaaatgtttttttgttgttgttgccatcattgtaagcctgccacacacacacacacacacacacacacacacacacacacacactgcatgatacatttattaaacataagaatgagtgtgagtttgtcacaacctggcttgtgggaagtgacaaagagctcttataggaccaatAATTATGCTTTTTATTTAatcatcttacatataaaaccttatttgtttatCAAATGGTGAATAAcgccacaggttaatgagaagggtgtgcttgaaagggtgcacataactctgcaatgtatTGGAGAGTGTCTGTCATAATTTTCCAGTCTgttgcctgtatttagttttcatgctagtgagggctgagaaacCACTCACATAGGTAAGTGGTTG contains these protein-coding regions:
- the LOC118361789 gene encoding zinc finger homeobox protein 2-like isoform X4: MDKEAEGARDLEGGGVVFETHQERDQSTETPDNNEESKGTNCVMAEGDDSPPFKCNACLEAFPTRTALSVHYNSASHVQRMRTGSLKQGGENGTPAAPSVPFLSRPYLSNKPYQCTVCRVSYNHAITLESHLKSVLHQTRSRNAGISANSASGNSGRTNMATNLVVTSGGSAAQLVSTPSSNCVTPASLAAAAMTNKDGDAIQTQPSPSLLSSPVTSAQAVSAFLTLLTSSPSSISHSLLPSLLPSLFAAGASPATASPQLITQTQMLIPFILNGLQTQSQRLNPELLTQSIPLLGLNAAQQAILAQRLSSLQNQWPAVGLQAISQACSEDSQTNKSKVKQDTNEATAEEKGSLKAEKEDSWSMECGDGEREICEEDGKGYAQEHLGALVGKNNRAESCMIDGDIEMKESTTESGNSAGHMGPDEKVGDNDKCSDRSPSVTSNSSLSPTTLNLLLSPDSTPQKSEVGTSPYASVCSPESSPSKRTLNSPDSTRRHAHFRARHFSGPPILSEFQIQVMRAFLESRSEADAASPPRDDCESLGREVGLTEVEVRKWLTDARRAKERQIAGGTERVSSIAGYGKKYKGLDNDEEEGCLTIDETEGGVSDEASGSHAMDLSNSGGRKEMGRESQGDSCLTSDNEEFYTSVIVSDEDSLSGSMREGPGSPAKEEALVELSGDKGSGGKVLRSTTVFLSDAEDDDDAEEAAAQRAKRRKRKRELEREEVEVKKERLDPDVDLQLEAQADPPSHLPVTIDHQRLPSGILHSLPLSLSLTPFSNQFHSPYVLSLPPSVVGLGVAEGDGGKVPAFPNPPNITRFSDPLITSSLSSHTHTSHYMSNGGDCEAALDLSIGKSNSSTSLTGDKTSAQKGRLLDGLGLRPTAFGAPGEGRLIVVEVKPEQATSNSSGFVSGNNMAKASTVYMREKEERDQKGRPKARRYRDMRRSRTIIQAEQLNVLYGCYFKDPNPGKHEFEQISEWVHLPKKVVQIWFQNMRARERKGEVRFISDGTLAAVGKPLIKFTWPLSQPIFSSTPKSNSNSSVTTVANPVRAIPKMEVKKEENVKKTVPNRPKEVASSVSSVSHSVSAVPKTKMELTNNVTMVKIAPKSIAPALPVVHKETRPPPPRPLPKHAPEEEVGEDDEEVDDRNQAKPLARPGSTNRMVPKLPSTPISKSPAATSQKQNGLNYWSAKGPFKINTLSREQLGLSAPRTFTAVGAAAAPTAITISATSSAPAAATASAPASAATATTTPTTTTTASASNQTTVSIVTIAKNSPSESSFLHHSTTRRPRTHLSCLQLSILQSCYETCAHPNAMECEAVGTELGLPLKVVQIWFQNTRAKEKRWRLQQEKLSPVSSDPSKTIDMSSGSYLQYNALRAHRPILPKPVQLTVLEPSSPPAGGQPAGRETLRGKCQACNTGFESRAAARSHVFSLRHLATLRTTNFGQPATIINNKSDSGSISVSASGSCVEDPSASPPLPSSTS
- the LOC118361795 gene encoding polyadenylate-binding protein 2-like isoform X2; translation: MAEFGNGLDSGMTEESLLDSDPGHPELEDPGVGDEEPGLEEGEAAIEDPELEAIKARVREMEEEAEKLKELQNEVEKQMNLSPPPAGPVIMSIEEKMEADARSIYVGNVDYGATAEELEAHFHGCGSVNRVTILCDKFTGHPKGFAYIEFSDKESVRTAMALDESLFRGRQIKVGVKRTNRPGISTTDRGFPRARFRSRGGNFNSSRARYYSGYAPPRGRGRAFRFQDQWRLTTPPVAAAPPNVSAGSLSLSAPAMHTHPILSVWGGGGQGDHRATAGGVYYNKR
- the LOC118361795 gene encoding polyadenylate-binding protein 2-like isoform X4; translation: MAEFGNGLDSGMTEESLLDSDPGHPELEDPGVGDEEPGLEEGEAAIEDPELEAIKARVREMEEEAEKLKELQNEVEKQMNLSPPPAGPVIMSIEEKMEADARSIYVGNVDYGATAEELEAHFHGCGSVNRVTILCDKFTGHPKGFAYIEFSDKESVRTAMALDESLFRGRQIKVGVKRTNRPGISTTDRGFPRARFRSRGGNFNSSRARYYSGYAPPRGRGRAFRGRGRTTSWYSPY
- the LOC118361795 gene encoding polyadenylate-binding protein 2-like isoform X3 produces the protein MWTGARVGQAPLAAALRVYLQTRRELTELEAIKARVREMEEEAEKLKELQNEVEKQMNLSPPPAGPVIMSIEEKMEADARSIYVGNVDYGATAEELEAHFHGCGSVNRVTILCDKFTGHPKGFAYIEFSDKESVRTAMALDESLFRGRQIKVGVKRTNRPGISTTDRGFPRARFRSRGGNFNSSRARYYSGYAPPRGRGRAFRGRGRTTSWYSPY